A region of the Methyloprofundus sedimenti genome:
TTAATGAAGCGTTTAAGTTCAATAATCCTAATGTAAAAGGAACTTGTGGCTGCGGAGAAAGCTTCTCGGTGTAGCCTTTTTCAAGAATATTTGTTTCTCATTAAGCCATAGAAAGCGGAAAACCGATAACGGCTTTCCGCTTTCTATATAGAGGACTAACGTAAAGAAATAGTCTCATTGCGTCCTTTAGTTTCAAAATCCAACTTCCCTTCACAAGCTAACCAGCCAATTGCGCGTTGAACTTCGCTTTTGGTTAACTTTGTAACTGTGGTTATTTTTGTCGAACTTGCCGGACCATTTTCATCTAAAAAACTCCAGATTAGACCTGCTGCCTTACCGATTGATTCACTCATAGTTTTGCCTCTATTAAATAAAAAATAAAAAATTATGTTTGTGGTTGTTCAGGAAGAATAATATTCAGTTCCAGGGTTTCCTGGTTGTCATCGCTCTCAAAATTAACCGAAATATCCTCCTGGTTAATTTGGATGTATTTACGGATAACTTTTAATAGTTCTTGCTGTAGTTCGGGTAGGTAAGAGGGTTGATTGCGCACGTTTCTTTCGTGTGCGACAAGAATTTGTAAACGCTCTTTTGCTAATTTCGCCGAATTGGGTTTAGTTGTTTTAAAGTAATCTAGTAAACTCATAACTAGCTCCTAAAAATGCGGCCAAACAGGCCTTTCTTTTCTTCATCGATAAATCTATGTGGTATATCTTCTCCCAGGTAACGAGCAACTATATCTTTATAAGCCTGGCCTGCGCTGCTTTCTTCGTCAAGTATAACCGGTGTCCCCGAGTTTGATGCATTGAGTACGGATGTTGATTCTGGAATAACCCCAAGCAGGTGAAGAGATAAAATGTCCTGCACGTCTTCTACACTTAGCATTTCGCCTAATTTAACCCGTTTAGGGTCATAGCGGGAGAGAATCAGGTATTCTTTTATTGGTTCATCGCCATTTTCAGCTCGCCTTGATTTACTTGCTAAAATACCTAGCATTCGATCAGAGTCTCGTACTGAAGAGACTTCAGGGTTAGTGATTACAAAGGCATCATCAGCAAAATACATTGCTAAATTAGCGCCGCGCTCAATACCCGCCGGAGAGTCGCAGACAATATACTTAAATGTTTTTGCCAGTTCATCAAGTACCTTACCTACACCTTCTTGGGTTAAAGCATCTTTGTCACGCGTTTGAGAGGCAGGGAGGATAAATAAGTTTTTACAGCGTTTATCTTTTATCAGTGCCTGATTTAATGTCGCCTCATCGTTAATAACATTAACAAAATCGTAAACTACCCGGCGCTCACACCCTAGGATAAGGTCCAGATTACGCAAGCCTACATCAAAATCAATAACAACAGTTTTATGTCCTTTTTTTGCAAACCCCATAGCTATTGCGGCGCTAGTTGTGGTTTTTCCTACCCCGCCTTTTCCAGAAGTTACTACGATAATTCTAGCCAATGGTGTGTCTCCTAAATATTTTGGATAATAATTGCTTGCTTGCTTAAATAAATTTGTACGGGTGTATTGCGCTCAGATTCAATGATATCTTCACTAACTCGATAGTTTCCCGCAATCGAGACTAATTCTGACTGTAAGTCTGAGCAAAAAATACGTGCATTACCATTATCTGGTATGCCTGCTAAAG
Encoded here:
- the minD gene encoding septum site-determining protein MinD codes for the protein MARIIVVTSGKGGVGKTTTSAAIAMGFAKKGHKTVVIDFDVGLRNLDLILGCERRVVYDFVNVINDEATLNQALIKDKRCKNLFILPASQTRDKDALTQEGVGKVLDELAKTFKYIVCDSPAGIERGANLAMYFADDAFVITNPEVSSVRDSDRMLGILASKSRRAENGDEPIKEYLILSRYDPKRVKLGEMLSVEDVQDILSLHLLGVIPESTSVLNASNSGTPVILDEESSAGQAYKDIVARYLGEDIPHRFIDEEKKGLFGRIFRS
- a CDS encoding winged helix-turn-helix domain-containing protein, which codes for MSESIGKAAGLIWSFLDENGPASSTKITTVTKLTKSEVQRAIGWLACEGKLDFETKGRNETISLR
- the minE gene encoding cell division topological specificity factor MinE, which produces MSLLDYFKTTKPNSAKLAKERLQILVAHERNVRNQPSYLPELQQELLKVIRKYIQINQEDISVNFESDDNQETLELNIILPEQPQT